A stretch of Cryptomeria japonica unplaced genomic scaffold, Sugi_1.0 HiC_scaffold_749, whole genome shotgun sequence DNA encodes these proteins:
- the LOC131872731 gene encoding G-type lectin S-receptor-like serine/threonine-protein kinase SD2-5 isoform X2 encodes MNNIQSLDFLTPSLYKDALVRPILLSRNISYNDMNLQFGCGFFCYGSPCDTGYLFATFFVVYNIDGELFDMEMVWSSNRDQMVQENATLTLTSTGELVLRNSDGTFVWSANTSTQAFQKMVIRESGNLVLYNTSGGIIWQSFDYPTDTLLRGQKLKAGKKITANISHKNTSQGRFYCTLLHDSFAMFTASAPAKMYFRYPEPRAGVEFSYIQFDNQSVHIYSQGGGPQSINLSVSKTYLYFRLDSDGHLRVCSILQTTGRSSPDYLPSFMRSVAECDYPRPCGDYGVCTNGQCSCPTNGNAFKPIDVTEPNFGCVPRVPLVCSDKSGRKDHHFLELEHVSYFTYVFENASRPGLMSSEECKKLCLEDCSCKAAFFRYKANFSTGYCYLESNIYSMKTNSPVDEFYNSTAYIKIQSTSKRSKYLVVVIICASVGGALALLILLWAWINKSQTGRQQTEKDENDGEHDHVDWPAGLPLRFSFQELQDATNGFSINLGKGGFGSVYEGVLADGSKIAVKRLDGAGQGEREFRAEVETLGKIDHLNLVRLKGFCAEKAHRMLVYEYLPNGSLDKWIFSKNTHRHYLDWKTKYKVVLNIARGLTYLHEDCREQIIHFDIKPQNILLDQNFNAKVSDFGLAKLVNREQSEVITMMRGTPGYMAPELLNLHFTEKADIFSFGVMVIEIVSGKRSRELSKDGLFSLLRVKAEEGSLIDLVYPGHENEQNGVKEEAIKLLKVGMWCVQDNFTRRPAMSIVVKALEGLIDTFDDVPWALAGLTVASDQQSLFSSELSYAPITCVLSGPR; translated from the coding sequence ATGAACAATATTCAGTCTCTAGATTTTCTGACACCGTCACTTTACAAAGATGCACTCGTCAGACCGATCCTTCTGAGTAGGAATATCTCATATAATGATATGAATCTGCAgtttggatgtggattcttctgcTATGGCAGTCCTTGTGACACAGGCTACCTATTTGCAACTTTCTTCGTTGTCTACAACATTGATGGTGAGCTGTTTGATATGGAAATGGTGTGGAGTTCTAACAGAGACCAGATGGTGCAAGAAAACGCAACTCTAACACTCACCTCCACAGGAGAACTTGTATTAAGGAACTCAGATGGCACTTTCGTGTGGTCTGCAAATACATCCACCCAAGCTTTTCAAAAGATGGTGATACGAGAATCTGGGAACCTCGTTCTCTATAACACCTCTGGTGGAATCATCTGGCAGTCTTTTGACTATCCAACTGATACCCTGCTGCGAGGGCAGAAGTTAAAGGCAGGAAAGAAGATTACAGCAAACATTTCTCATAAGAATACAAGCCAAGGTCGTTTCTATTGTACCTTGCTTCATGATAGCTTTGCTATGTTTACAGCCTCTGCACCTGCTAAAATGTATTTCAGATATCCCGAGCCACGTGCAGGTGTTGAGTTCTCTTATATTCAGTTCGACAATCAGTCCGTCCATATATATTCTCAAGGAGGAGGACCACAGTCAATCAATTTATCAGTATCCAAAACCTACCTTTACTTTAGGTTAGATTCAGATGGACATTTAAGGGTTTGCTCCATCCTCCAAACAACGGGAAGATCTTCCCCTGACTATCTGCCATCCTTTATGAGATCAGTGGCTGAGTGCGATTATCCAAGACCATGCGGAGACTATGGTGTTTGCACAAATGGTCAGTGCAGCTGTCCAACAAATGGCAATGCTTTCAAACCGATTGATGTCACAGAACCCAATTTCGGATGTGTTCCTCGCGTTCCTCTGGTATGCTCAGATAAAAGTGGGCGCAAAGATCATCACTTTTTGGAACTGGAGCACGTTTCCTACTTTACATATGTTTTCGAAAATGCCTCCAGACCAGGATTGATGTCATCTGAGGAATGTAAAAAACTTTGCCTTGAAGACTGCTCTTGCAAAGCAGCTTTTTTCAGGTATAAGGCCAATTTTTCTACTGGTTATTGCTATCTAGAGTCCAATATCTATTCTATGAAAACTAACAGTCCAGTAGATGAGTTTTACAATTCCACTGCTTATATTAAAATTCAGTCAACGTCCAAGCGCAGTAAATACTTGGTTGTCGTCATCATTTGTGCTTCTGTGGGCGGAGCGCTAGCTCTATTAATCTTATTGTGGGCATGGATAAATAAGTCTCAAACTGGCAGACAGCAGACAGAAAAGGATGAAAATGATGGTGAGCATGATCATGTAGATTGGCCGGCAGGATTACCGTTGCGGTTCTCATTCCAAGAATTGCAAGATGCTACAAATGGCTTTAGTATTAACTTAGGAAAAGGAGGATTCGGGTCAGTTTACGAAGGTGTTTTGGCTGACGGTTCAAAGATAGCAGTGAAGCGCCTTGATGGGGCAGGACAAGGAGAAAGGGAATTCCGGGCAGAAGTTGAAACTCTAGGAAAAATTGATCATCTTAATTTGGTAAGACTGAAGGGCTTTTGTGCAGAAAAGGCCCATCGAATGCTTGTATACGAGTATCTACCAAATGGGTCTCTGGATAAATGGATTTTTTCCAAAAATACCCATCGACATTATCTGGATTGGAAGACTAAATACAAAGTAGTTCTGAATATTGCAAGAGGATTGACATATTTACATGAAGATTGTCGAGAACAGATAATACACTTCGACATCAAGCCTCAGAACATTCTCCTGGATCAAAATTTCAATGCTAAGGTCTCAGATTTTGGTTTGGCAAAGTTGGTTAACAGAGAGCAAAGCGAAGTGATAACCATGATGAGAGGGACACCAGGGTATATGGCACCGGAGTTACTGAACTTGCATTTCACAGAGAAGGCAGATATATTTAGCTTTGGTGTTATGGTGATAGAAATTGTCAGTGGAAAACGAAGCAGAGAGCTTTCAAAGGATGGCTTGTTTTCACTGTTACGAGTTAAGGCAGAGGAAGGGAGCTTAATAGATTTGGTCTATCCAGGACATGAAAATGAGCAAAATGGCGTAAAAGAGGAGGCAATAAAATTGTTAAAAGTGGGAATGTGGTGTGTACAGGACAATTTTACTCGGCGACCAGCGATGTCTATTGTGGTGAAGGCGTTGGAGGGTTTAATAGACACGTTTGATGATGTTCCATGGGCCTTGGCAGGGTTAACAGTTGCTTCTGATCAGCAGTCTCTCTTCTCATCTGAGCTGTCCTATGCTCCTATAACTTGTGTGTTATCTGGAcctagatga
- the LOC131872731 gene encoding G-type lectin S-receptor-like serine/threonine-protein kinase SD2-5 isoform X1: protein MIMGSFSSSAPLISLLLTLFFISCSASLFAGGLAIPSATAYRGRTWMNNIQSLDFLTPSLYKDALVRPILLSRNISYNDMNLQFGCGFFCYGSPCDTGYLFATFFVVYNIDGELFDMEMVWSSNRDQMVQENATLTLTSTGELVLRNSDGTFVWSANTSTQAFQKMVIRESGNLVLYNTSGGIIWQSFDYPTDTLLRGQKLKAGKKITANISHKNTSQGRFYCTLLHDSFAMFTASAPAKMYFRYPEPRAGVEFSYIQFDNQSVHIYSQGGGPQSINLSVSKTYLYFRLDSDGHLRVCSILQTTGRSSPDYLPSFMRSVAECDYPRPCGDYGVCTNGQCSCPTNGNAFKPIDVTEPNFGCVPRVPLVCSDKSGRKDHHFLELEHVSYFTYVFENASRPGLMSSEECKKLCLEDCSCKAAFFRYKANFSTGYCYLESNIYSMKTNSPVDEFYNSTAYIKIQSTSKRSKYLVVVIICASVGGALALLILLWAWINKSQTGRQQTEKDENDGEHDHVDWPAGLPLRFSFQELQDATNGFSINLGKGGFGSVYEGVLADGSKIAVKRLDGAGQGEREFRAEVETLGKIDHLNLVRLKGFCAEKAHRMLVYEYLPNGSLDKWIFSKNTHRHYLDWKTKYKVVLNIARGLTYLHEDCREQIIHFDIKPQNILLDQNFNAKVSDFGLAKLVNREQSEVITMMRGTPGYMAPELLNLHFTEKADIFSFGVMVIEIVSGKRSRELSKDGLFSLLRVKAEEGSLIDLVYPGHENEQNGVKEEAIKLLKVGMWCVQDNFTRRPAMSIVVKALEGLIDTFDDVPWALAGLTVASDQQSLFSSELSYAPITCVLSGPR, encoded by the coding sequence ATGATAATGGGCTCTTTTTCGTCCTCTGCTCCTTTGATTTCGCTACTTTTAACACTCTTCTTTATATCGTGCTCGGCCTCACTATTTGCAGGGGGCCTTGCTATTCCTTCCGCAACTGCGTATAGAGGCAGAACATGGATGAACAATATTCAGTCTCTAGATTTTCTGACACCGTCACTTTACAAAGATGCACTCGTCAGACCGATCCTTCTGAGTAGGAATATCTCATATAATGATATGAATCTGCAgtttggatgtggattcttctgcTATGGCAGTCCTTGTGACACAGGCTACCTATTTGCAACTTTCTTCGTTGTCTACAACATTGATGGTGAGCTGTTTGATATGGAAATGGTGTGGAGTTCTAACAGAGACCAGATGGTGCAAGAAAACGCAACTCTAACACTCACCTCCACAGGAGAACTTGTATTAAGGAACTCAGATGGCACTTTCGTGTGGTCTGCAAATACATCCACCCAAGCTTTTCAAAAGATGGTGATACGAGAATCTGGGAACCTCGTTCTCTATAACACCTCTGGTGGAATCATCTGGCAGTCTTTTGACTATCCAACTGATACCCTGCTGCGAGGGCAGAAGTTAAAGGCAGGAAAGAAGATTACAGCAAACATTTCTCATAAGAATACAAGCCAAGGTCGTTTCTATTGTACCTTGCTTCATGATAGCTTTGCTATGTTTACAGCCTCTGCACCTGCTAAAATGTATTTCAGATATCCCGAGCCACGTGCAGGTGTTGAGTTCTCTTATATTCAGTTCGACAATCAGTCCGTCCATATATATTCTCAAGGAGGAGGACCACAGTCAATCAATTTATCAGTATCCAAAACCTACCTTTACTTTAGGTTAGATTCAGATGGACATTTAAGGGTTTGCTCCATCCTCCAAACAACGGGAAGATCTTCCCCTGACTATCTGCCATCCTTTATGAGATCAGTGGCTGAGTGCGATTATCCAAGACCATGCGGAGACTATGGTGTTTGCACAAATGGTCAGTGCAGCTGTCCAACAAATGGCAATGCTTTCAAACCGATTGATGTCACAGAACCCAATTTCGGATGTGTTCCTCGCGTTCCTCTGGTATGCTCAGATAAAAGTGGGCGCAAAGATCATCACTTTTTGGAACTGGAGCACGTTTCCTACTTTACATATGTTTTCGAAAATGCCTCCAGACCAGGATTGATGTCATCTGAGGAATGTAAAAAACTTTGCCTTGAAGACTGCTCTTGCAAAGCAGCTTTTTTCAGGTATAAGGCCAATTTTTCTACTGGTTATTGCTATCTAGAGTCCAATATCTATTCTATGAAAACTAACAGTCCAGTAGATGAGTTTTACAATTCCACTGCTTATATTAAAATTCAGTCAACGTCCAAGCGCAGTAAATACTTGGTTGTCGTCATCATTTGTGCTTCTGTGGGCGGAGCGCTAGCTCTATTAATCTTATTGTGGGCATGGATAAATAAGTCTCAAACTGGCAGACAGCAGACAGAAAAGGATGAAAATGATGGTGAGCATGATCATGTAGATTGGCCGGCAGGATTACCGTTGCGGTTCTCATTCCAAGAATTGCAAGATGCTACAAATGGCTTTAGTATTAACTTAGGAAAAGGAGGATTCGGGTCAGTTTACGAAGGTGTTTTGGCTGACGGTTCAAAGATAGCAGTGAAGCGCCTTGATGGGGCAGGACAAGGAGAAAGGGAATTCCGGGCAGAAGTTGAAACTCTAGGAAAAATTGATCATCTTAATTTGGTAAGACTGAAGGGCTTTTGTGCAGAAAAGGCCCATCGAATGCTTGTATACGAGTATCTACCAAATGGGTCTCTGGATAAATGGATTTTTTCCAAAAATACCCATCGACATTATCTGGATTGGAAGACTAAATACAAAGTAGTTCTGAATATTGCAAGAGGATTGACATATTTACATGAAGATTGTCGAGAACAGATAATACACTTCGACATCAAGCCTCAGAACATTCTCCTGGATCAAAATTTCAATGCTAAGGTCTCAGATTTTGGTTTGGCAAAGTTGGTTAACAGAGAGCAAAGCGAAGTGATAACCATGATGAGAGGGACACCAGGGTATATGGCACCGGAGTTACTGAACTTGCATTTCACAGAGAAGGCAGATATATTTAGCTTTGGTGTTATGGTGATAGAAATTGTCAGTGGAAAACGAAGCAGAGAGCTTTCAAAGGATGGCTTGTTTTCACTGTTACGAGTTAAGGCAGAGGAAGGGAGCTTAATAGATTTGGTCTATCCAGGACATGAAAATGAGCAAAATGGCGTAAAAGAGGAGGCAATAAAATTGTTAAAAGTGGGAATGTGGTGTGTACAGGACAATTTTACTCGGCGACCAGCGATGTCTATTGTGGTGAAGGCGTTGGAGGGTTTAATAGACACGTTTGATGATGTTCCATGGGCCTTGGCAGGGTTAACAGTTGCTTCTGATCAGCAGTCTCTCTTCTCATCTGAGCTGTCCTATGCTCCTATAACTTGTGTGTTATCTGGAcctagatga